The sequence CAGACTGCATTCTGTGAAGTGAGGCACAGGCACTCATCTGCTCTGCCAACTGTGCTGCGTGGGCAGAAacacctggcagaggcagagcaggcagctgtAGAGGTGGTGAAAAGAAGCCACAGCAAAGCTCATGAAATCTCATTTACTAATGGCATCCGCCATAATCTGCAATTTATTTCGCTCCAGTGTACCATTAAAGCTAGGACAGCATAAGCACTGACCTTAGTGCTTACAAACCACAATGAAAAACAGATTActagaaaagtgaaaaattccAGAAATTGTTACCTCCGTTTATATCACTAGCTGTTAACATAAACTGGATTACTGAAACTTTAAAGCTGTGTAAAATGTTGGTCCTTTTTAACTTCTCACTCTTGAACTCGAAATTAAGAGGGCACATCTCAACACAGAAACTACCTCAGAAacagataaatatatttaaatacatttctctGAGAAGCACTTCTGGGAAGAAGTGAGAGAATGAATCTATGAGAAGGTTCTCTTGATGTCTTAAATGAACCTACAAATTTTTCCTGTGCAGATGCCATTCCCTCCCTAAACACTAATTTTCTTCTATTCCTTGACCCAACATGAAAACCACAAGgcacaaattaaaaatcaaagttaACACACAAAGTCAAATAAGGTTTTACAACTTCAGAGTAGCTCCTTCTCCCAGTAAGCTTTGAGAATTAATACCCATCTGAGACCCTGTTGCTGCAGATCAGTTGAACTACAGATAGTATATAAAAGCTCTCAAGCACATAAAGAAACTCTGCAAAAGCCAGAAGACTAAGCttctaatttatttattcttcctACTAGTTTTGATGGCATTTTACTTAGTCAAAGAAATGTACTTGTAAGCATATTTTCCtattatagaaaaaaatgtgaaaaaattactgtaaaatggtaaataaatttaaattttatcaaACTCACGCACTGTTAGTAGAACACGAACAGATCATATTTTATGATGGTAATGATACAGGCAGTAAGAAGTTAATCCCCATCTGAGATGCCAGAGGTGGAGAAAGAAACCAAACTACTTGAAGACAATATATGATAACACACAAGAaggaaaagctctgcagaaacCAAGCTTTGAACTCCATGAGCCAGAAAAGCCCTTCCAGTCTTGTCTTCCCAGGAAGGTACTTTCAGTGACAGATCAGCCAGTTCTAACTACAAGTAGCAAATGCTTTGCTTCAGCGCTGTATATCATTATACACTGAAATATCATACTTTAATTATCTACAAGACAGCCATTTCAGCAAgatgattaaaagaaaaaaacaagcctCCAGATCCTCATTATTATTTGTTAACGATGCTCAGAGTACAACATTGGCTTTTGAAGACTGACAAGTGACAGCTTCTTACCAAATCTATAGGAATTGCATTTAGTGATGAGACCTCTGTCCCAGCAAGAGAAGCAGAAAGATGACTCTGACACCTGGGTTAGCTGTTCTCAGATGCCCATGGGCAACAATAACACATTTTTCAATTGCCCTGCCAAGGAATTTATGGTAGCCTTGGAAGGGAAATAACATTCACTGCAGGGCTTACAAAATGTACTGCGGAAGAATTTCTCAGGCAGTTTTTCTTTTAGCCTCACCACTCAAACTCTTTGAACAGGGGTAACTCAAATTCAAATCTACCATGAGGAAAAATGAACTTATTTTATCTTGGTTTCCTATTTATATGAAAATGCAGTGAACACAAAagttttcatttacttttttcAACTCACTATAATCTGTATGGTACAGAACAAAACAACAATCATTCATCAATATTAACTACACTACCAAACATCTGAGAAATTCACAAAGAACTGGGCTTGAAAAACCTATAATCTGCTAAATTTTGTAATGTTTCATTTCATCTAGATTATTATGAAGTTTTAAGCAAATCGGTTTTgatataaaacacaaaaatcctAGTTCAATCGAATCTACAGGAACAGCTTCAATAGACATGCAAGATCTGTATGTTTTAAAGTcctatttttttccaggaaaccAATTCCAGGAATCTCCACTGAGTTTCTGCTAGCTAGCCTATCTGCAGTATGAATCCATGAAGCAAGGCTGTGAAGAGTCAGATGGGTTCCTTGCGATATGCAGGACATATTTCTTCCCTGcaaactgcaggaaaagcatTACTGTTCTAGACAATTTGTTGTTAATAGAGCACTGAAATCTGAGCAGAAGGATGCCTCATGAATTTTTAGAGCTATCTGTGTATACTTAAGATGCTGTTTCTGCTCTGGAACAAGAGATATAGAACTTCTCCTTTGCTTTAAAAATCACAACTTAAAAGACATAGCATTTAGAAAAGGTACATTTGTCACAGATCCAGCTCAATTCAAGTTTGAAGTCTTGTCTTAGGTAGCTCCCTTGATATTTAAGAACAAAGTATTAGATTCCAAAAAAGTGACTGGTCTCTTAGGCTTTGAAGTAAACCATTTGGTTGATATTCCTAGCTTTTCCAATAGGGGTCCCTATTTTACAGGAGAAATTGGTCATTCCACTCCCAAAGTAAGAGAAGTTGAATTCACTCTGTAAAAAGGACCTTGTAGGCTTGATTTTCAGGTAGGGATTTCAAACAAACACATGACAAGATCTGTACAAGTGTTGCTATGAATTAAGACTGCCTGTGAGTTTAATTACCTTCCACCTCTTTTGTTCAACAGTCCAATACTGCACTTTCTCTCTTGCATCATCATTAGAGAAACGCAGGCAACATCACTGCTCAAACTCTTACATCTCTCACTTTTTACTCTTACTTCTCTCACTCTGTAAGAGACCACAGTATAACATCTATCCCCATTCTGTAATGGATTCTAAACTATACCTTGGAACAGAAACAATTTACCAAATGCAGACAAAACAGGCACATTTGAAATCCCTGTGTCTGTATCATAAgtacatgaaaataatttttaagtttttctgaAAGACTTAAGATGGTAAATAAGCAAATAAGCACACTATCATGGAAAGGAAATTCTGGAGCAGTATGGTCAAAATTATTCTAGCTCCAAATAGTCTTCTCCTATGACCAGGGGTACATACATATTCACCTCACAACTAtcaagggagggaaaaaaagtgtttcctgtTTCTACTTTCTCACTTCCAATTATGAAGATGATACTCTTGATAAATATGAAGTTCaaggaaattgaaaaataatgtcCCTTGAAACTTCATCAAAAGCATACAGGAAATGAACATGTTTCTCAGAAGATATTAATTACACAACCCTGTTTTAAATAGTTTAATGTTTGTGTATTTACATTTGAAAGAGGTTTATTACATAAAGTTTTAGAAGTTGTTTAGTACAAGTATCATTTACTGCATTAAAAATTTTTGTCAATCATCTCTTTTCCTTAACTGAAAATCTGTCAATGCATCTATATCTGACTTTGACATTATCATATAATAATTGATGGTTGGGGGTTAAGAGGAGGAAGAATCAGCTACAGTTCTCATAATGGACGATTTCTACCTTCaagatatttttaagaaatatcaAATCAATCACAATGTCAGCAATGTCCTAGAAAGGAAAGGAGTTACACTACATAACAGTGCAGCCTGATATTGACCCAATTATCAGAGAAACAAAAGTTACACTAGTATCAGAAtgaaggggggaaaaattaCTCCTTTTGAGAGTCAACAAGTTCTAGGTATGTCAGCATTCCTATTACAAAATATGCAATAAAATAGAAGAAAGctaaaattttaaatgcttattCATCTGCCATTTAAAGGCTtcctgaaaagtaaaaaaattcaaaatgcaaattagataaatacaaatatatactAAATTATTCTATCTCACTTCATTAATAAAAATCAATTACTTTTCTGGATTATCGCACTAAGAAAACTATCTAAAGCACTCTACAGCTACATGAAACCAtgaccttttttcccccactgcATGCTACAAAACTAGATTTCTCCATCAAAAAGCACCAACAGGTAACAATGGGTAATAAGCCACCATCTGAGGGCAAGGAAGTCATAATCTTCCAacaattgcatttttaaatgcagagccacattttattttcaccCATATACTTACTGAAGATCAGATGCAAAGCTACTACTAcagatgtttttctttattttcaataccatttattttctaaaatgtaaTTATGTCATCTTAAAAGGCACACTTTCAGATTTCTGTTTCATTCATTTAAATATTACAGCTTTTTGCTGAATGACAATctaacatctttaaaaaaacatatgTATACAAGTCGCACATTTACACCACAAAGCAGCAGTTAACTAAGGACAAATGGAATTCCAGACAATTTCAATGTATGTCTGACAGAACTCATGAAAAGCATTGCTCATTTTTTCTGATCCTTTGGTAAAAGATCACACCACTTGTATGTTTAAAATAGGAGTCTGGAACCTGAGCTGTTAAGAGAAAGGGAACCACAGCAGGGTTACATCAAACAGTGGTAGACACTACAGTTCTAATTAAAGAGACTATTCTTCGTCATTTTCAAGTTACCCTTATCAAATGGCAAAGTTACTGAATTTTCATGTTTATCAGAGACTATTCCTTGTACTTTCAGAAGTATACTGccatattttaataaaacatattGCTAGAACATATTGGAAATGAATTATTGATCCCCCCGAGTTGTTAAGATTAAACTTTTACAACCAATTAGTTTAAGATAAATTAAAGAGTTATGAAGTAAATTAAATCCCTAAATCATTTGCTGTTTATGATATTTAGATTGCTGGCCATATGAAAGTTTGTAACCACCTATgcaataacaaaatattaactgaATTTCAAGGAACATGGAAGGGACTAGTGCTGCCTGatgcatttaatattttattaacagCTATAAGCATATTTTTCATGACCAAAACACTGGAAACAAAGTGATTGCCACAGCCAcctaagaaaataaacagaaaccTAATTTACATAGTTCTACAGGCAGTAGAAAGTGCACGTATTTAAATATAGCTCCATTAAAACTTAGCTAGCACTAGGTAATAAAGAGTTATTCAATTAATCATAAACCAAAGCTTACAACACTAATTGGTGCATTTACAGACATGAATCATAAGAGTTAACAATGCAATGGTATGTTTACAACTTAAAGACAGACTGCTTGTACACTGtgtgataaaagaaaaaaaacacagatttaAAAATCAACATTCAATCATAAGAGAATGCTAAAGAAACTCTCAGTAGATGTCATTAGTCTAAAGTGAACTTATATTTTAAGTCTATATTAATTTGCTGAAGGCACACCTCAAATCCATCTACAAAGAGAAAACCTCACGACTAACCTATACAGTTCTACAACCATTTTTGATAATTGGTTATAAAACCAATTTGTACAATGCTGTAAAAGAGCCAATGGCCACTATTGCAAGTATCTTGACAAGTATGTTTTCTCTCAACAGTGTTCGAAAGGTAACTAtttacaaagaaacaaagaggTCAGTCTTGAGTCATACAAATACTGTAGGTTTCTCTGAAAATATTATTCAAACAGCAATGTTACTTTATTATACAAATACCCATCATCACAGTTATGTAGTTCAAGACCTACTAAATGCTGAATTCAGTACTTTGAATTTTAAGTTTAGCACACATAGAAACACTTCCACTAATCTACAGTCCTCCTCTTCATTACATTTTGTGGCTTTTGCCTACTACTGAGGgaacaaaaccacaaataaaACAATCTTCCGGAGTTGCTAGGGCATGTCTGAATTATGATTTGTTTgaagtgaagatttttttttaaaaaaggatgtATTTTTGAAGCAAACCAGTTATTTGTGAAATATctcaaaattttgaaaatttagaaaatattgTGTGAAGGCTACAGAGGTACACTATAATCTTAGTCCTCCTGAAACATTACAAAATTACAACAAATCACAGAAACAGAATGTCTGGAAAGGGCCCATGAGGATCACTGAAGCCCAGATCCTGGTTCTGTGTCCAAGAACAGAACCTGAGAGTGTTGAAGAACAATACCTGAGAGTATTGatcaaacacttcttgaactctgtcaggcttgggaGTTGTGACCActttcctggggagcctgtgccagggctcaaCCACCCTCTTTTCTTGTATCTGATCTACATCTTCTCTGagacagcttcaggccattccctcaaaACCTGTCACTGGTCAATGAGTGACTAAATCAGTGCTTGCCTCTCCACTTTCCCTCATGAGACCACAGTAAGGTCtccccctcagtctcctccggGCTAAAGAAACCAAGTGTCCACTTGTTCTTATCACATAGCTCCCCCTCCAGACGCCTCACCATCTTTGTGGCCCTTCTGGATGCTCTCTAAAAGCTTTATGTCTTTCCTATATTGCACACAGGACTCTAGGTGAAGCTTCACTAGCACAGGGTAGAGTGGGACAATCACCTCCTTGACTGGCTGGTGGTTCTGCACCTGATGAAGTGGTACCAAAGCCTGAAAATGTCAAAGTCGCTCCCTTACATTTAATATTAGTTAAGAAAGCAGTCCATCACCCCAGCATCGAGATACCATAAAAGGTAATGATACTTATTTAGGGCACAATCCACtttctttttaggaaaaaaattcaaaaggcATTACATACCCAATTGGGATATTCATCTAGCCTCCCAGCAACAAAACTTTCAACATAACTTATTTCAGAGTCATGCAATAGAACTACAAAACTGGTTTGGGGTATGACTGGCACTGTTCTACATGAGATGCAACACACATGTTGAACAATTAGGAATGTACAACAGGGGTGAAACCACCACAGTACTAGAAATCTAAGAGAAGTAAACATTTCACCTGCTTCACAGCTTCATGTGCCAGCTTCAAGTGAACAAATTCTCCAATTCATATGTCTCAAAGCCCTTAGCATAAACcctaaaatttgggggtttttattcAGTGAGTGGTGTGACATGATGAACAGAGATCATTAGCAACAAACCATACTGATGGCAACTCCCACTTTTGAATACTTGCATATCATCTAACTGGTAAAAACATCTCCTGAAATGTTTTTAACCATGAGACAAATAACACATTTACAATTACTGGCAAGTCTGGAAAGCAAGTAAATATAAGAAAAGTAAATATTGTAGCCGATGCTGAGCAAAGTCTTATGATTAGGGACCGTACATAAGACAAAGTAAACAAGTACTATGAAACTGCTTGAATTAAATGCTTTTCCCTTGTCTGATTTCTTGAAATGCCTCCAAAACTAAAAATTTCTCTACAGAGCTATCACATTTATTCTCCCTTGCAGAAATGAActacaaattacttttttttaggAAATGCACTATGAGAAAGGTCAAAAAATTATTTCGACACTATTCAAGTCATCACTGTATCACTTCTGTTTTTCACAgttccacaaaagagaaatcgAATCAAGGAGAAAACCTGCTTTTAACACTAATCATGCAGTTAACATTTCATTAAAGCAGAATTTGAATTGAAATGCTATGTTAAATAAAGTATGCTTCTTCTCTAATTTCTGGTCCTTTTTGTGACATCCAGAAACTGTAAAAATCTAAACAAGAAGAATTAAGTTATGGATAATGGACTCAATTCAGTTTTCATTTGCACTGAAGAAGTAGAACATGTCTACTTATTCAGGCCTACCTTTGTATTGTGATTGAACAAATGGCTGAACTAATAAACAAATTACAGGAACTTAAATCTTTTCATTAAGAGCCAGTTATATCAAGTAGACACTTTGAGTAAGAAATACTACTTTCTGATTTAACACTTGCAGACAGAAATTCCAGATGAGTGAAAAGCGAGgcttctgaaaacagaaaaaagagagCTACTGTAACAACACTGATTTCTTACCCTACGCAtggcttcctcctcctcttgacGCTTCTCATAATGTGCAAAGTCATCAAAGATTGAGGTGGTATGCTTGAAAGTAGCAATTATTTTAAGCACTTGCTTGGCTTTTTCTAGGGGTACCTCTTGAGTGTCCCTCGAATTGGTAACTGGTTTGTTGTCATTGTTTTCCAAGCGAATATGTCGCAGTTGGTTATTGGGAACGTCTTTGACAAAGATCCATTTGACATCAAACTTCCCCTTCCACTTATCCTGAGACCAGACACCAGCATATGCATTGTAGTCCACAACAGACTTCATCTCAGCCACTCCGCAAAAGTGTCCACTGCCATTCACACTGAAGAGTAAATAGAGTGGGCCTTTTCCATTCAGGGACCGGTAAGCAGCATCCAAGCGCTTATTCCCATGCTCAGTACTACACCAGATAGAGTACTTAATGGAGCGATGAATATCGTCCTCTGAATAACTTTTGATTATAAACACACGTCCATTCTTCAGATTCCAATCGAAGTCTTTGGGATTGTAGTTGTTTATGGCCTTTAGTTTCTCCAGCACTGGGTGCACTTCCACACCAGAAGGTGAGGAGCTGACAGATACAACACCTAAACCAAAGTTCTCACTACCAGCTCCGTTGTTCTGGCTGAAGCCCACACCCCTATTACGAGGAGCTACCCAGCGGTTTTGCAGCTGTTGTTGCTGCAACTGGTGAGGCTGGGCCTGCTGCTGAGGTCCTTGTTGCTGTTGCGGttgctgtggctgaggctgctgTTGAGGCAGTTGGCTTTGCACCAGTGGTGGTGGTTGAATTAATGGCTGAGGCTGCTGGATTATAGTCTGAGGAGGCAGTACTGGTTGAGCTGGGGGTGCTTTTACCACTGACCCTTTGTCATCCCAAGTTCCAATATTCATGTTGTGTTTTATGGGTGGTGGCGGTACAGCAGGGCCCCCAATGCCCACATTACCTTTAGGCTTGAGTTTCGGCTGAGGTTTAGCAGGTTTCCTTGCAATTGCAGCCCATGAGGTTGGTTTAGGTGCTGAACTGCTAACTGGGGGCACGCTGTTAGCTGCAATGCTTGTCATACCTGTACTGCTCAGAGCTGAACCTACAGTTTTTGTTACAGCAGCCGTCATATCTCCACCGATTTTCAGTCCAGTCATGCCTTGCTCAATACTGCTAATCCCAGGCACCTTGCTCAGAGTATCACTGCCAAATCCAGCCTGTCCATCTGCTATGGCTCTCCCAAGAGAACTAGGTGGATAGCCATAGCTGCTGCTATAAGCAGAGCTTTGCGTTGATTGTCCCTGAGATCCACTCGTCCCCCATGTAGAGAAGTCTgcattcccaggaaaaaaattaaatccatgcTGCCCAAGAAATGGAGGGGTATTTCCTAATGCCCCAGGTTGACTAAATACACCATCAGGTATGTAATGGTGTTCACCATTGCTCATCTGTCCATAAGTTGTCAAATATGGCATTGGAGGGTCACCTGCAGTTGACCATGCTGCTTCACCTAAAGAGTATGGAAATCCAATGGATGGAGCATAATAGCTAGGCATATATGGGTCTGACATTGGTGGATAGCTGTTactctgcaagaaaaaaaaaatttaaaatcagcaATACTGACAATTATgctcaaggggaaaaaacctgTAATACAgtccaaaacatttttaagagttATATTAATGTATCTGTAAATTCCACCATTCCTCACATCATAAAAGATGAGTGAGTATCTGCTAGATATGGCCATTTCTTCAAGAGATCTTCTCAAAGCATTAAAGGGCCCCCTTTTGTTCTGGAACATTATCCTCATTTTTTAGCTACTAAGCTAGGTTTAAAATGCCTCCATGCCAACAGtac comes from Lonchura striata isolate bLonStr1 chromosome 1, bLonStr1.mat, whole genome shotgun sequence and encodes:
- the YTHDF3 gene encoding YTH domain-containing family protein 3 produces the protein MSATSVDQRPKGQGNKVSVQNGSIHQKDAVNDDDFEPYLSSQTNQSNSYPPMSDPYMPSYYAPSIGFPYSLGEAAWSTAGDPPMPYLTTYGQMSNGEHHYIPDGVFSQPGALGNTPPFLGQHGFNFFPGNADFSTWGTSGSQGQSTQSSAYSSSYGYPPSSLGRAIADGQAGFGSDTLSKVPGISSIEQGMTGLKIGGDMTAAVTKTVGSALSSTGMTSIAANSVPPVSSSAPKPTSWAAIARKPAKPQPKLKPKGNVGIGGPAVPPPPIKHNMNIGTWDDKGSVVKAPPAQPVLPPQTIIQQPQPLIQPPPLVQSQLPQQQPQPQQPQQQQGPQQQAQPHQLQQQQLQNRWVAPRNRGVGFSQNNGAGSENFGLGVVSVSSSPSGVEVHPVLEKLKAINNYNPKDFDWNLKNGRVFIIKSYSEDDIHRSIKYSIWCSTEHGNKRLDAAYRSLNGKGPLYLLFSVNGSGHFCGVAEMKSVVDYNAYAGVWSQDKWKGKFDVKWIFVKDVPNNQLRHIRLENNDNKPVTNSRDTQEVPLEKAKQVLKIIATFKHTTSIFDDFAHYEKRQEEEEAMRRERNRNKQ